The Burkholderia cepacia ATCC 25416 genome includes a window with the following:
- a CDS encoding nuclear transport factor 2 family protein, which translates to MSDTLTAPVTAATLAAFSDAFNRHDAHALMGFMTEDCVFDAAGGPDIHGTRFVGRDAVRAAFEAVFKTFPDAHWGHGRHYVTGERGVSEWVFTGTHAEGWRIEAEGCDLFEFRDGLIAVKRAFRKERPKQPA; encoded by the coding sequence ATGTCCGATACGCTCACCGCCCCCGTCACGGCCGCCACGCTCGCGGCGTTTTCCGACGCATTCAACCGGCATGACGCGCATGCGCTGATGGGCTTCATGACCGAGGACTGCGTATTCGACGCAGCCGGCGGCCCCGACATCCACGGCACGCGCTTCGTCGGCCGCGATGCCGTGCGCGCCGCGTTCGAAGCCGTGTTCAAGACCTTCCCCGACGCGCACTGGGGCCATGGCCGCCACTACGTGACCGGCGAGCGCGGCGTGTCCGAGTGGGTGTTCACCGGCACGCACGCCGAAGGCTGGCGCATCGAGGCCGAAGGCTGCGACCTGTTCGAATTCCGCGACGGGCTGATCGCCGTCAAGCGTGCGTTCCGCAAGGAACGGCCGAAGCAGCCGGCCTGA
- the xsc gene encoding sulfoacetaldehyde acetyltransferase — protein MSEQSTSLRASASGPQDMTPSEAFVETLAANGVTDMFGIMGSAFMDAMDIFAPAGIRLIPVVHEQGAGHMADGYARVSGRHGVVIGQNGPGISNCVTAIAAAYWAHSPVVIVTPEAGTMGIGLGGFQEANQLPMFQEFTKYQGHVTHPARMAEFTARCFDRAQAEMGPTQLNIPRDYFYGKVKVEIPQPRRLDRGAGGEQSLDDAAALIAQAKFPVIISGGGVVMADAIEECKALAERLGAPVVNSYLHNDSFPANHPLWCGPLGYQGSKAAMKLLSRADVVIALGSRLGPFGTLPQHGMDYWPKDAKIIQIDADHKMLGLVKKISVGICGDAKAAAIALTQRLEGRTLACDGSRGDRADQIATEKAAWEKELDDWTHERDAYSLDMIEEQKHEKPFSGGQYLHPRQVLRELEKAMPEDVMVSTDIGNINSVANSYLRFNKPRSFFAAMSWGNCGYAFPTIIGAKVAAPHRPAVSYAGDGAWGMSLMETMTCVRHNIPVTAVVFHNRQWGAEKKNQVDFYNRRFVAGELDNQSFAAIARAMGAEGITVDRLEDVGPALKRAIDMQMNEGKTTIIEIMCTRELGDPFRRDALSKPVRMLDKYKDYV, from the coding sequence ATGAGCGAACAATCCACTTCCCTGCGTGCATCGGCCAGCGGTCCGCAGGACATGACGCCGTCCGAAGCCTTCGTCGAGACCCTCGCGGCCAACGGCGTGACCGACATGTTCGGCATCATGGGCTCCGCGTTCATGGACGCGATGGACATCTTCGCGCCCGCCGGCATCCGCCTGATCCCGGTCGTGCACGAACAGGGCGCGGGCCACATGGCCGACGGTTATGCGCGCGTGTCGGGCCGCCACGGCGTCGTGATCGGCCAGAACGGCCCCGGCATCAGCAATTGCGTGACGGCGATCGCGGCCGCGTACTGGGCACACAGCCCGGTCGTGATCGTCACGCCGGAAGCCGGCACGATGGGCATCGGCCTCGGCGGTTTCCAGGAAGCGAACCAGCTGCCGATGTTCCAGGAATTCACGAAGTACCAGGGCCACGTCACGCACCCGGCGCGGATGGCCGAATTCACCGCGCGCTGCTTCGACCGCGCGCAGGCCGAGATGGGCCCGACCCAGCTGAACATCCCGCGCGACTACTTCTACGGCAAGGTCAAGGTCGAGATTCCGCAACCGCGCCGGCTCGATCGCGGTGCCGGCGGCGAACAGAGCCTCGACGATGCGGCCGCGCTGATCGCGCAGGCGAAGTTCCCGGTGATCATCTCGGGCGGCGGCGTCGTGATGGCCGATGCGATCGAGGAATGCAAGGCGCTCGCCGAACGGCTCGGCGCACCGGTCGTCAACAGCTACCTGCACAACGACTCGTTCCCGGCGAACCATCCGCTGTGGTGCGGCCCGCTCGGTTACCAGGGCTCGAAGGCCGCGATGAAACTGCTGTCGCGCGCGGACGTCGTGATCGCGCTCGGCTCGCGTCTCGGGCCGTTCGGCACGCTGCCGCAGCACGGGATGGACTACTGGCCGAAGGACGCGAAGATCATCCAGATCGACGCGGACCACAAGATGCTCGGCCTCGTGAAGAAGATCTCGGTGGGCATCTGCGGCGATGCGAAGGCGGCGGCCATCGCGCTCACGCAACGCCTCGAAGGCCGCACGCTCGCGTGCGACGGCTCGCGCGGCGATCGCGCCGACCAGATCGCGACCGAAAAGGCCGCGTGGGAAAAGGAACTCGACGACTGGACGCACGAGCGCGACGCGTACAGCCTCGACATGATCGAGGAGCAGAAGCACGAGAAGCCGTTCAGCGGCGGCCAGTACCTGCATCCGCGCCAGGTGCTGCGCGAGCTCGAGAAGGCGATGCCCGAGGACGTGATGGTGTCGACCGACATCGGCAACATCAACTCGGTTGCGAACAGCTACCTGCGCTTCAACAAGCCGCGCAGCTTCTTCGCGGCGATGAGCTGGGGCAACTGCGGTTATGCGTTCCCGACGATCATCGGCGCGAAGGTCGCCGCACCGCATCGTCCGGCCGTGTCGTATGCGGGCGACGGCGCGTGGGGCATGAGCCTGATGGAAACGATGACCTGCGTGCGCCACAACATCCCTGTCACCGCCGTCGTGTTCCACAACCGCCAGTGGGGCGCGGAGAAGAAGAACCAGGTCGACTTCTACAACCGCCGCTTCGTCGCGGGCGAACTCGACAACCAGAGCTTCGCGGCGATCGCGCGCGCGATGGGCGCCGAAGGGATCACGGTCGACCGCCTCGAGGACGTCGGCCCCGCGCTCAAGCGCGCGATCGACATGCAGATGAACGAAGGCAAGACCACGATCATCGAGATCATGTGCACGCGTGAACTCGGCGATCCGTTCCGCCGCGATGCGCTGTCGAAGCCGGTACGCATGCTCGACAAGTACAAGGACTACGTGTGA
- a CDS encoding GH92 family glycosyl hydrolase — translation MSRFTTLAALLAAACALSGCGGGDGSDGTAASILAAHPAESSAGAADTTNLDDNRSLSLTQYVDPLIGTLASNSPNPVPAGQAGSVVPAAGLPSGMVQWAPDTNTTPAPNDSKEPNSPAGYYYDLHSIQGFSVTHMPGAGCSGNNGEFPVMPTTDAAQLVPTFSHANETARPGYYSVVLDSQIKVELTATLRTGFGRFTYPAGKPALLVLDATRTNTKTSTTGAITQVSDSAISGSTIGGGFCGNSVPVPVYFYAAFDQAFTSASISHGVAQLGFRPGQAVRMKIGISYVSAANAKANLDAENRGWDFEGVRTQADRIWNERLNAIRVAGGTLDAKKKFYTALYHALWAPSIFSDANGQYIGFDNTVHQLAKGQNAQYSSFSGWDIYRSLIQLKSILAPSETSDMIQSLVNDADQCGAIPHWVNDNVEDGVMPGDAGSLIVSSAYAFGARRFDTRSALQHMVKMANIPGTACNNVTTNGGRASYLQGGYITGGEWGQASSTLEYTSSDFAISRFAGALGDTATQRMLLSRSAYWQNLLNTALTPPLIAARQSNGAWIPETPGSGDNYVEGNAEQYTWMVPYDAAGLFAQLGGNTAVTSRLDQFFTVLNAGLSLPNFYMGNEPTFEVPWLYNWAAQPSGTQRVVQQIMASAFGTGPDGLPGNDDLGAVSGWYVWGALGLYPQIPGVAGLAIGSPQFPQIDVRLGNGHTWRIRAAGAPASSYVQSLSINGRAHPAAWVAYDDIADGATLHFAMGSAPSRWGAQAQPPSFGVPVALNAADSYNNRGFSMDGATNTDGQGADFDGSLFSYSVNALGAAGVQPGKPFAVAGATVTVAGGPLSLDNTVTVGQTVMLPPGSAGTGVVVLGSSNNGPSSGIAQLNFADGSSQAVTLAFDDWTLNGGSASPRSTVAVTMAYRNAGNGQQDNVKTYIFAQKIPVPPGKVVTSIVLPRQVSAGKMHVFGIGMTAS, via the coding sequence ATGAGTCGATTCACGACGCTCGCGGCGTTGCTGGCCGCGGCGTGCGCATTGAGCGGGTGCGGAGGCGGTGACGGCAGCGACGGAACAGCGGCGTCGATACTGGCAGCACACCCGGCGGAATCGTCGGCCGGTGCGGCCGACACGACCAACCTCGACGACAACCGCAGCCTGTCGTTGACGCAGTATGTCGACCCGCTGATCGGCACGCTCGCGAGCAATTCGCCGAACCCGGTGCCGGCGGGACAGGCCGGCAGCGTCGTGCCGGCCGCCGGGCTGCCGTCGGGCATGGTGCAATGGGCGCCCGACACCAACACCACGCCGGCGCCGAACGACAGCAAGGAACCGAACTCGCCGGCCGGCTATTACTACGACCTCCATTCGATCCAGGGTTTCAGCGTCACGCACATGCCGGGCGCCGGCTGCAGCGGCAACAACGGCGAATTCCCGGTCATGCCGACCACCGACGCGGCCCAGCTCGTTCCAACATTCAGTCATGCGAATGAAACGGCCCGGCCCGGCTACTACTCGGTCGTGCTCGATTCGCAGATCAAGGTGGAACTGACCGCCACCCTGCGCACCGGCTTCGGCAGGTTCACCTACCCGGCCGGCAAACCCGCGCTGCTGGTACTCGACGCGACGCGCACCAATACGAAGACCTCGACCACCGGCGCGATTACGCAGGTTTCCGACAGCGCCATCTCGGGCAGCACGATCGGCGGCGGCTTCTGCGGCAACTCGGTGCCGGTACCCGTCTACTTCTATGCCGCGTTCGACCAGGCGTTCACGTCGGCGTCGATCTCGCACGGCGTGGCGCAGCTCGGCTTCCGTCCCGGCCAGGCGGTCAGGATGAAGATCGGCATTTCGTACGTCAGCGCCGCCAATGCAAAGGCCAACCTCGACGCGGAAAATCGCGGCTGGGACTTCGAGGGCGTGCGCACGCAGGCAGACAGAATCTGGAACGAGCGCCTCAACGCGATCCGCGTGGCGGGCGGGACGCTGGACGCGAAGAAGAAGTTCTACACGGCGCTCTATCACGCGCTGTGGGCGCCCAGCATCTTCAGCGACGCGAACGGCCAGTACATCGGCTTCGACAATACCGTGCACCAGCTCGCCAAAGGCCAGAACGCGCAGTATTCGTCGTTCTCGGGCTGGGACATCTACCGTTCGCTGATCCAGCTCAAGTCGATCCTCGCGCCGTCCGAAACCAGCGACATGATCCAGTCGCTGGTCAACGACGCCGATCAGTGCGGCGCGATTCCGCACTGGGTCAACGACAACGTCGAGGACGGCGTGATGCCGGGCGATGCCGGTTCGCTGATCGTTTCGAGCGCCTACGCATTCGGCGCGCGGCGCTTCGATACGCGCTCCGCGCTGCAGCACATGGTGAAGATGGCGAACATCCCCGGCACCGCCTGCAACAACGTGACCACCAACGGCGGCCGCGCGAGCTACCTGCAGGGCGGCTACATCACCGGCGGCGAGTGGGGGCAGGCTTCGTCGACGCTCGAATACACGAGCAGCGACTTCGCGATCTCGCGCTTTGCCGGCGCACTCGGCGATACCGCCACGCAGCGCATGCTGCTGAGCCGCTCGGCCTACTGGCAGAACCTGCTCAACACCGCGCTGACGCCGCCGCTGATCGCGGCGCGGCAATCGAACGGTGCGTGGATACCCGAAACGCCGGGCAGCGGCGACAACTACGTGGAAGGCAATGCCGAACAGTACACGTGGATGGTGCCGTACGACGCGGCCGGCCTGTTCGCGCAGCTCGGCGGCAACACGGCCGTGACGTCGCGCCTCGACCAGTTCTTCACGGTGCTCAATGCCGGCCTGAGCCTGCCGAATTTCTACATGGGCAACGAGCCGACCTTCGAGGTGCCGTGGCTTTACAACTGGGCCGCGCAACCGTCGGGCACGCAGCGCGTGGTACAGCAGATCATGGCCAGCGCGTTCGGCACCGGCCCCGACGGCTTGCCGGGCAACGACGACCTCGGCGCCGTGTCGGGCTGGTATGTGTGGGGCGCGCTGGGCCTGTACCCGCAGATCCCCGGCGTCGCGGGCCTGGCGATCGGCAGCCCGCAGTTCCCGCAGATCGACGTGCGGCTCGGCAACGGCCACACGTGGCGGATCCGTGCCGCAGGCGCACCGGCCTCGAGCTACGTGCAGTCACTGTCGATCAACGGTCGTGCCCACCCTGCCGCATGGGTCGCCTATGACGACATCGCCGATGGTGCGACGCTGCACTTCGCGATGGGCAGCGCACCGTCCCGATGGGGCGCACAGGCGCAGCCGCCGTCGTTCGGCGTACCGGTGGCGCTCAACGCGGCCGACAGCTACAACAACCGTGGCTTCAGCATGGACGGTGCGACCAATACCGACGGCCAGGGCGCGGACTTCGACGGCAGCCTGTTCAGCTACTCGGTCAATGCGCTCGGCGCGGCGGGCGTGCAGCCCGGCAAGCCGTTCGCGGTGGCCGGCGCCACCGTGACGGTGGCGGGCGGGCCGCTCTCGCTCGACAACACCGTGACCGTCGGACAGACCGTGATGCTGCCGCCGGGATCGGCCGGCACCGGCGTCGTGGTGCTCGGTTCGTCCAACAACGGCCCGAGCAGCGGGATCGCGCAGCTGAACTTCGCGGACGGGTCGAGTCAGGCCGTCACGCTGGCCTTCGACGACTGGACCCTGAACGGCGGCAGCGCGAGCCCACGCTCGACGGTGGCCGTCACGATGGCCTATCGCAATGCCGGCAACGGCCAGCAGGACAACGTCAAGACCTACATCTTCGCGCAGAAGATTCCGGTGCCGCCCGGCAAGGTGGTGACGAGTATCGTGCTGCCGCGGCAGGTCAGCGCCGGCAAGATGCACGTGTTCGGTATCGGCATGACGGCATCGTGA
- a CDS encoding PLP-dependent aminotransferase family protein, producing the protein MPSRTPTALWAQQFRRSSASSLQDQIRRMLVAAILDGQLAPDAALPSSRELADQLGVARNTVVLAYQMLVEEGYLISRERSGHFVNPKMLEGVPGFAAAKPGEKPDGDDDTPGRPAWEKRIAHPPSRQRNIVKPANWQHYEFPFIYGQFDQSLFPTNDWRECCLKALSVMEIRNWAPDLIERDDESLIQQIRTRVLPRRGVFAMPDEIVVTNGCQQALYLIADLLCGKHTTVGFENPGYPDARNIFENRNARLLPLPVDGHGIAPDALADTLARCDYVYVTPSHQCPTTATMPVERRRALLDCARQHDFVIIEDDYESENTFSGTPHPALKSLDTADRVIYVGSLSKTFAPGLRLGYVVGPRELIRELRALRRLMVRHPVAYIQRAFATFLALGHHDALLRRLAHAYSERSQALMAALDAHLPEARHVRVTGGASCWVEGPPWLDATRLATDAQAAGILIEPGNVFFMDDTGDARRCFRMGFSAIPLERIEPGVRALAQCVRAQKPGA; encoded by the coding sequence ATGCCGAGTCGTACCCCGACCGCCCTATGGGCCCAGCAGTTCCGGCGGTCGTCGGCGTCGAGCCTGCAGGACCAGATCCGGCGGATGCTCGTGGCCGCGATCCTCGACGGCCAGCTCGCCCCCGATGCCGCGCTGCCGTCGAGCCGCGAGCTCGCCGACCAGCTCGGCGTCGCGCGCAACACCGTCGTGCTCGCGTACCAGATGCTCGTCGAGGAGGGCTACCTGATCTCGCGCGAACGCAGCGGGCACTTCGTGAACCCGAAGATGCTCGAGGGCGTGCCCGGCTTCGCGGCGGCCAAGCCCGGCGAGAAACCGGACGGCGACGACGACACGCCGGGCCGCCCTGCGTGGGAAAAGCGCATCGCGCATCCGCCGTCGAGGCAGCGCAACATCGTGAAGCCCGCGAACTGGCAGCACTACGAATTTCCGTTCATCTACGGGCAATTCGACCAGTCGCTGTTTCCGACCAACGACTGGCGCGAATGCTGCCTGAAGGCGCTGTCGGTGATGGAGATCCGCAACTGGGCGCCCGACCTGATCGAGCGCGACGACGAATCGCTGATCCAGCAGATCCGCACGCGCGTGCTGCCGCGGCGCGGCGTGTTCGCGATGCCCGACGAGATCGTCGTCACGAACGGCTGCCAGCAGGCGCTGTACCTGATCGCGGACCTGCTGTGCGGCAAGCACACGACGGTCGGCTTCGAGAATCCCGGCTATCCCGACGCGCGCAACATCTTCGAGAACCGCAACGCGCGGCTGCTGCCGCTGCCCGTCGACGGCCACGGGATCGCGCCCGATGCGCTCGCCGATACGCTGGCGCGCTGCGACTACGTGTACGTGACGCCGAGCCACCAGTGCCCGACCACCGCGACGATGCCGGTCGAACGCCGCCGCGCGCTGCTCGACTGCGCGCGGCAGCACGATTTCGTGATCATCGAGGACGACTACGAGAGCGAGAACACGTTCTCCGGCACGCCGCATCCGGCACTGAAGAGCCTCGACACGGCCGACCGCGTGATCTACGTCGGCAGCCTGTCGAAGACGTTCGCGCCGGGGCTGCGGCTCGGCTACGTGGTCGGGCCGCGCGAGCTGATCCGCGAGTTGCGCGCGCTGCGGCGGCTGATGGTGCGCCATCCGGTCGCGTATATCCAGCGTGCGTTCGCAACCTTTCTCGCGCTCGGTCATCACGACGCGCTGCTGCGCCGGCTCGCGCATGCGTACAGCGAGCGCTCGCAGGCACTGATGGCCGCGCTCGACGCGCATCTGCCGGAAGCGCGTCATGTGCGTGTGACGGGCGGTGCGTCGTGCTGGGTCGAGGGGCCGCCGTGGCTCGATGCCACGCGCCTCGCGACCGACGCGCAGGCGGCCGGCATCCTCATCGAGCCGGGGAACGTGTTCTTCATGGACGATACGGGCGACGCGCGACGCTGCTTCCGGATGGGGTTCTCCGCGATTCCGCTCGAGCGGATCGAGCCGGGCGTGCGGGCGCTGGCGCAGTGCGTGCGGGCGCAGAAGCCGGGCGCCTGA
- a CDS encoding GNAT family N-acetyltransferase has product MHVVVFRDRCERVIRIVFDDTRATAVAYRDDEAIGELGIDDGGGGAARSPSLARLYVEPAYRRSGIAHTLLACASREFGRPIRIDTGAREWPDSPAWATLCRCLEYEGLVVVQ; this is encoded by the coding sequence ATGCACGTCGTCGTGTTCAGGGATCGCTGCGAGCGCGTGATCCGCATCGTGTTCGACGACACACGCGCGACGGCGGTCGCGTATCGCGACGACGAGGCGATCGGCGAACTCGGCATCGACGACGGCGGCGGCGGTGCCGCGCGATCGCCGTCGCTTGCGCGGCTGTACGTGGAACCCGCCTATCGACGCAGCGGCATCGCGCACACGCTGCTGGCGTGTGCATCGCGCGAATTCGGACGGCCGATCCGCATCGACACCGGCGCGCGCGAGTGGCCCGATTCGCCGGCATGGGCGACGTTGTGCCGCTGCCTCGAATACGAAGGGCTGGTCGTGGTGCAGTAG
- the phnY gene encoding phosphonoacetaldehyde dehydrogenase, translating to MSTVLKPIPASDVRHEALRIDGQRVWRDAVIEVRNPYDGALVGTVPKATLDDVRRAFAAARAYRPALTRHDRAAILRRAADIVRARTAEIAALITAEAGLCIKDSTYEAGRVADVLTFGAGEVLKDDGQIFSCDLTPHGKKRRVYTQRDPLLGVISAITPFNHPMNQVAHKIVPSIATNNRIVVKPSEKVPLSCYLFADILYEAGLPPQMLQVLTGDPKEIADELITNPAIDLITFTGGVSIGKSIAARMGYRRAVLELGGNDPIIVMEDADLDEASTLAVSGSYRNSGQRCTAIKRMLVHESVADRFTGLVVEKTRAWSYGNPADPSVDMGTVIDEAAAKFCERQVNDAIARGARLLVGNVRDGALYSPTVIDRVTPDMPLVKYETFGPVSPIMRFRDIDEAIRMSNSTDYALSSSVCTNRFDHITRFITELEVGSVNVREVPGYRLELTPFGGVKDSGLGYKEGVQEAMKSFTNVKTYSLPW from the coding sequence ATGAGCACGGTCCTGAAGCCGATTCCCGCATCCGACGTGCGGCACGAAGCGTTGCGCATCGACGGGCAGCGCGTGTGGCGCGACGCGGTGATCGAAGTGCGCAACCCGTACGACGGCGCACTGGTCGGCACCGTGCCGAAGGCGACGCTCGACGACGTGCGGCGCGCGTTCGCGGCCGCGCGTGCATACCGGCCGGCGCTCACGCGCCACGATCGCGCGGCGATCCTGCGCCGCGCGGCCGACATCGTGCGTGCGCGCACGGCGGAGATCGCGGCGCTGATCACGGCCGAGGCCGGGTTGTGCATCAAGGATTCGACATACGAGGCGGGCCGCGTGGCCGACGTGCTGACGTTCGGTGCCGGCGAAGTGCTGAAGGACGACGGGCAGATCTTCTCGTGCGACCTGACCCCGCACGGCAAGAAGCGCCGCGTGTACACGCAGCGCGATCCGCTGCTCGGCGTGATTTCGGCGATCACGCCGTTCAACCACCCGATGAACCAGGTCGCGCACAAGATCGTGCCGTCGATCGCGACCAACAACCGGATCGTCGTGAAGCCGTCCGAGAAGGTGCCGCTGTCGTGCTACCTGTTCGCGGACATCCTGTACGAAGCGGGCCTGCCGCCGCAGATGCTGCAGGTGCTCACCGGCGACCCGAAGGAGATCGCCGACGAGCTGATCACGAACCCGGCGATCGACCTCATCACGTTCACGGGCGGCGTATCGATCGGCAAATCGATCGCGGCGCGGATGGGCTACCGGCGCGCGGTGCTCGAACTCGGCGGCAACGATCCGATCATCGTGATGGAAGACGCCGATCTCGACGAAGCGAGCACGCTCGCGGTGTCGGGTTCGTACAGGAACTCGGGGCAGCGCTGCACCGCGATCAAGCGGATGCTCGTGCACGAGTCGGTGGCCGATCGCTTCACCGGGCTGGTCGTCGAAAAAACGCGCGCGTGGTCGTACGGCAATCCGGCCGATCCGTCGGTGGACATGGGCACGGTGATCGACGAAGCGGCCGCGAAGTTCTGCGAGCGGCAGGTGAACGACGCGATCGCGCGCGGGGCGCGGCTGCTGGTCGGCAACGTGCGCGACGGCGCGCTGTATTCGCCGACGGTGATCGATCGCGTGACGCCCGACATGCCGCTCGTGAAATACGAAACCTTCGGGCCCGTGTCGCCGATCATGCGTTTCCGCGACATCGACGAAGCGATCCGGATGTCGAACAGCACCGACTATGCGCTGTCGTCGTCGGTGTGCACGAACCGCTTCGATCACATCACGCGCTTCATCACCGAGCTGGAAGTCGGCAGCGTGAACGTGCGCGAAGTGCCGGGCTACCGGCTCGAGCTGACGCCGTTCGGCGGCGTGAAGGATTCGGGGCTGGGATACAAGGAAGGCGTGCAGGAAGCGATGAAGAGCTTCACGAACGTGAAGACGTATTCGCTGCCGTGGTGA
- a CDS encoding sulfite exporter TauE/SafE family protein, whose translation MTADKLAILIAVIGAGSYFQTVTGFGLGMIVMGATSGFGLAPLATVATLMSVVSLANGAAALPGRLHHIDWRAVGAATLGILPSVVAGVLLLECLSRSAADLLQLILGAVVLYGGLSAALRPTPLTARSDNRSFFVSGLFGGLLSGMFGVSGPPLIFQFYRQPLTLVQIRCALIVLFTTTSATRVLYSACEGQIDRDIWLLAAIATPVVMLTTVAARHYPPPLSPVALRRLAFGVLMAIGIGLIATSLPPLLRGV comes from the coding sequence ATGACGGCCGACAAACTGGCGATCCTGATCGCGGTGATCGGCGCCGGCAGCTATTTCCAGACCGTCACCGGCTTCGGGCTCGGGATGATCGTGATGGGCGCGACGAGCGGCTTCGGGCTGGCGCCGCTCGCCACCGTCGCCACGCTGATGAGCGTCGTGTCGCTCGCGAACGGCGCGGCCGCGCTGCCCGGCCGGCTGCATCACATCGACTGGCGCGCGGTCGGCGCGGCGACGCTCGGCATCCTGCCGTCGGTGGTCGCGGGCGTGCTGCTGCTCGAATGCCTGAGCCGCTCGGCGGCCGACCTGCTGCAACTGATCCTCGGCGCGGTCGTGCTGTACGGCGGCCTGAGCGCGGCGCTGCGCCCGACGCCGCTCACGGCGCGCTCGGACAACCGCAGCTTCTTCGTCAGCGGCCTGTTCGGCGGGCTGCTGAGCGGCATGTTCGGCGTGTCGGGGCCGCCGCTGATCTTCCAGTTCTACCGCCAGCCGTTGACGCTCGTGCAGATCCGCTGCGCGCTGATCGTGCTGTTCACGACGACCTCGGCCACGCGTGTGCTGTACAGCGCATGCGAAGGCCAGATCGATCGCGACATCTGGCTGCTGGCCGCGATCGCGACACCGGTCGTGATGCTGACGACGGTCGCCGCGCGCCACTATCCGCCGCCGCTGTCGCCGGTCGCGCTGCGCCGGCTCGCGTTCGGCGTGCTGATGGCGATCGGCATCGGGCTGATCGCGACGTCGCTGCCGCCGCTGCTGCGCGGCGTGTAG
- the pta gene encoding phosphate acetyltransferase, whose amino-acid sequence MKALDRILESARRAPMRIALCEADDPRVLHAAARATRDGIARIVLVGNRAAVHAAAARDAIDLDGMTLVDPADAPQRDAYADALHALRAKKGMTADAARDAVRDPLTYANLMVRLGDADGSVAGAVHATADVVRAAIQLIGVDPAFRIVSSFFLMMLCEPFHTIKGGLIFSDCALVVDPDAGQLAEIAMAAADSAQALLGEEPRVAMLSFSTSGSAHHAAVDKVTAATAQVRELRPTLAIDGDVQLDAAIVAEIAERKIAHSQVGGHANVLVFPSLEAGNIGYKLAERIGRAKAVGPLLQGLRRPANDLSRGCSADDVYRVIAATTVQAQAAAQRAATGEAAPA is encoded by the coding sequence ATGAAAGCCCTCGACCGCATCCTCGAATCCGCGCGCCGCGCGCCGATGCGCATCGCGCTGTGCGAAGCGGACGATCCGCGCGTGCTGCACGCCGCCGCACGCGCGACGCGCGACGGCATCGCGCGCATCGTGCTCGTCGGCAACCGCGCGGCCGTTCACGCGGCAGCCGCGCGCGACGCGATCGATCTCGACGGCATGACGCTCGTCGATCCGGCCGACGCCCCGCAACGCGATGCGTATGCCGACGCGCTGCATGCGCTGCGCGCCAAAAAAGGCATGACCGCCGACGCAGCACGCGACGCGGTGCGCGATCCGTTGACGTACGCCAACCTGATGGTGCGGCTCGGCGACGCGGACGGCTCGGTCGCGGGCGCCGTGCATGCGACGGCCGACGTCGTGCGCGCGGCGATCCAGCTGATCGGCGTGGACCCGGCGTTCCGGATCGTGTCGAGCTTCTTCCTGATGATGCTGTGCGAACCGTTCCACACGATCAAGGGCGGGCTGATCTTCTCCGACTGCGCGCTCGTCGTCGATCCGGATGCCGGCCAGCTCGCCGAAATCGCGATGGCCGCCGCCGACAGCGCACAAGCGCTGCTCGGCGAGGAACCGCGCGTCGCGATGCTGTCGTTCTCGACGAGCGGCAGCGCGCATCACGCGGCCGTCGACAAGGTGACGGCCGCGACCGCGCAGGTGCGCGAACTGCGCCCCACCCTCGCGATCGACGGCGACGTGCAGCTCGACGCGGCGATCGTCGCGGAGATCGCCGAGCGCAAGATCGCGCATTCGCAGGTGGGCGGCCATGCGAACGTGCTCGTGTTCCCGAGCCTCGAGGCCGGCAACATCGGCTACAAGCTCGCCGAACGGATCGGCCGCGCGAAGGCCGTCGGCCCGCTGCTGCAGGGGCTGCGCCGGCCCGCGAACGACCTGTCGCGCGGCTGCAGCGCCGACGACGTGTATCGCGTGATCGCGGCAACCACCGTGCAGGCGCAGGCGGCCGCGCAACGCGCCGCGACCGGCGAGGCCGCGCCCGCATGA